In the Quercus lobata isolate SW786 chromosome 5, ValleyOak3.0 Primary Assembly, whole genome shotgun sequence genome, one interval contains:
- the LOC115992116 gene encoding caffeoylshikimate esterase, whose product MKEQGNPQINNLHCWGDIPEEDYYKLQGGIKASKSFYTSPRGLKLFTRSWLPSSSTPPRGLICMVHGYGNDISWTFQATPIFLAQKGFACFALDLEGHGQSQGLRAFVPNVDSVVQDCLSFFNFVKQDPRFPGLPSFLYGESMGGAICLLIHLANPKGFDGAILVAPMCKISDIVRPKWPIPEVLSFVAKFLPTLPIVPTADLMYKSVKVDKKKIVAEKNPMRYRGKPRLGTVLELLRVTDYLSQRLSEVSISFIVLHGSADVVTDPNVSRALYEEAKSKDKTIKIYDGMMHSLLFGETDENVGIVRNDILSWLNDRCSE is encoded by the coding sequence atgaAGGAACAAGGAAACCCCCAAATCAACAACCTCCATTGCTGGGGTGACATCCCAGAAGAAGACTACTACAAGCTCCAAGGAGGAATCAAAGCATCCAAATCATTTTACACCTCTCCCAGAGGTCTTAAGCTCTTCACCAGGTCCTGGCTTCCCTCTTCCTCCACCCCTCCTCGTGGCCTCATCTGTATGGTCCATGGCTATGGCAACGACATTAGCTGGACTTTCCAAGCCACTCCTATCTTCCTTGCCCAAAAGGGTTTTGCCTGCTTTGCTCTTGACCTTGAAGGCCATGGCCAATCTCAAGGTCTCAGGGCATTCGTACCCAATGTTGATTCTGTTGTTCAAGACTGTCTCTCATTCTTCAATTTCGTCAAACAAGACCCTCGCTTTCCCGGGCTGCCTTCTTTTCTTTATGGTGAATCAATGGGGGGCGCGATTTGCCTGCTGATTCACTTGGCAAATCCAAAAGGTTTTGATGGTGCAATTTTGGTAGCACCCATGTGTAAAATCTCTGATATTGTGAGACCCAAATGGCCAATACCTGAGGTTCTCTCTTTTGTTGCCAAATTCTTGCCCACTTTGCCTATTGTTCCGACTGCAGATCTTATGTATAAGTCTGTGAAAGTTGACAAGAAGAAGATTGTTGCGGAGAAGAATCCGATGAGGTATAGGGGGAAACCAAGATTGGGGACCGTTCTTGAACTTTTGAGGGTTACTGACTATTTGAGTCAAAGATTGAGCGAGGTAAGTATTTCGTTTATTGTATTACATGGGAGTGCAGATGTTGTTACTGATCCAAATGTAAGCAGAGCTTTGTATGAAGAGGCGAAGAGCAAGGATAAGACTATAAAGATCTATGATGGGATGATGCATTCTTTATTATTTGGAGAAACTGATGAGAATGTTGGAATTGTTCGCAATGATATTCTGTCCTGGTTGAATGATAGATGCTCTGAATGA